The window agatcaatggaacagaatagagcacccagaaatggatccacgaacgtatggccaactaatctttgacaaagcagggaagaatatccaatggaataaagacagtctcttcagcaagtggtgctgggaaaactggacagcgacatgcagaaaaatgaagctggaccactttcttacaccatacacaaaaacaaactcaaaatggatgaaagacctcaatgtaagacaggtagccatcaaaatcctcgaggagaaagcaggcaaaaacctctttgatcttgcccacagcaacttcttactcaacacgtctctggaggcaagggaaacaaaagcaaaaatgaactactgggacctcatcaaaataaaaagcttctgcacagcgaaggaaacaatcaacaaaactaaaaggcaactgacagaatgggagaagatatttacaaatgacatatcagataaagggtcagtatccgaaatctataaagaacttatcaaactcaatacccaaaaaacaaataatccagtggagaaatgggcaaaaggcatgaatagacacttctccaaagaagatatccagagggctaaccgacacatgaaaagatactcaacatcactcatcatcagggaaatacaaatcaaaaccacaatgagataccacctcacacctgtcagaatggctcacattaacaattcaggcaacaacagatgttggcgaggatgcggagaaagaggatctcttttgcattgttggtaggaatgcaagctggtgcagccactctggaaaacagtatggaggttcctcaaaaaactaaaaatagaactaccctacgactcagcaattgcactactaggcatttatccaagggatacaggtgtgctgttttgaagggacacatgcacccccatgtttgtagcagcactatcaacaatagccaaagtatggaaagagcccaaatgtccatcgatggatgaatggataaagaagatgtggtatatacatacaatggagtattactcggcaatcaaaaagaatgaaatcttgacatttgcaactacgtggatggaactggagggtagtatgctatgtgaaattagtcagtcagagaaagacaaaaatcatatggcttcactcatatgaggactttaagagacaaaacagatgaacataagggaagggaaacaaaaataatttaaaaacagctagggggacaaaacagaagagagtcacggagaacaaacagagggttacggtagggggtgtgggagtggggatgggctaaatgggtaaggggcactaaggaatctactcctgaaatcattgttgcactctatgctaactaatttggatgtaaatttttaaaaataaaaaaataaacaaaaaaacaatacacatttactTCTCAGATCTGGAGGtggggaagtccaagatcaagacacCAGCAGATTcaagtgtctggtgagggcccacttcctggtttgCAGTCGTCCACCTCCTCTCCAGGTCCTCAGGTGGCGGAAGGagcaagagagctctctggggcctgttttataaaggcactgatcccattcatgactCCCGGCCTTGTCACCATctgaaggccccacctcctaataccatcaccttggggattaGGTTTCCACAGTATGaattcctggggtgggggtggaggggggataACACAAACACTGACTCTATAGCAATCCTATTATTTAAAGtccttttcggggcgcctgggtggctcagtcggttaagcatccaacttcagctcaggtcacgatctcgcggtctgtgagttcgagccccgcgtcgggctctgggctgacagctcagagcctggagcctgtttcggattctgtgtctccctctctctctgaccctcccccattcatgctctgtctctctctgtctcaaaaataaataaacgttaaaaaataaataaataaataaaataaagtcctttTCTTTGCAGAATGTAGTTCTGTCCTAGGAAGTGGGTGGTCTCACTGTTGGAGACTCCACgggagggagaagagacaccCAGTCTAAGCTGCTTGTCACCAGGCATAGATAGCCCCTTCAAGCCTGAGGCCGAGAGGCCTGAAAGAGGTCAGAAATCTGCCTAATTTAGGAGGCAGATTTATCAACCTGGACCCAGGGTAAGTTTAAAACCACAATGTAACAGAAAGTTCTGGATGTCCAGAAGTGTTATGCCAGGTCTGCCACTTACCACTCATATGACCTGAGATTCAAGAATCTCTCTGAATGTCCCCgtatgtaaaatggaaattaaaatatctgccccaggggcgcccggctggtcagtcggtacagcatgggattcttgatctcagggtctcgagtttgagccccacagtgggcatagagcttactttaaaaaagattaaaacaaaacaaaacaaaataaaataaaataaagtaaaataaaataaagggcacctgggtggctcagttggttgagcatccgacttcagctcaggtcatgatctcacggtccatgagtttgagcccgcattgggctctgtgctgtcagctcagagcctggagcctgcttgggattctgtgtctccctctctctctctgcccctcccccactcacgctctgtctctctttatcaaaaaatggatcaacgttaaaaaaaattaaaaataaataaaatagaataataaaacaaaataataaagtataaaataaaataaataaaatagctgatCTGCCTACTTCACAGTAcccggtggggcgggggggggggggggggggggggggtggtgcgtgGCTCAGTCTCAGGCTTTAAAACTGTAGAGCTCTTGCACGTGGAAAGTTTGGTGCTTCAAGCTGTAACCACACACTCCCGCATATTACATTTCCCCAGCTCCTCACATCGCTTCGTCCCCAAAGTGGCTTGTCCTCCCCTTTGGTGTTCGTGTGCTCCCTGTAAGGGGTAGGTGAGGTGTGTGAAAAGATGACAACTCAAATCTCGATtcggaggaggaggagaaccCCTCTGATGGCTGAGCCACGGAAGGCCTGGGCTGCAGAGGGAAGGGCCCCACTCCACATCGTCCCGTCGACAAGTACCCGTGTCCCCCCCCCTTGTTCCTCCTGACTCCAGCCTCTCAGGATGGAAGGCACGAGATGCCAGGGCTTCCCAAACTGGCCTGATCGTTTCAAAAGCGAGCTTCCTGGGCTCCacctcccagagattctgattcaccTGGTGAGGGTGGGACCAGGCTGAGTCACCGAAGGTGATCTGTGCCACCCCCACCTGGTCCTGGTTCCCGTCCAGGCCCTCTGCATGGGCCTCGTGAGGTGCCCCAGCAAGGCAGGGCCCAGACATCTCAGGTGGCAGGAGCCCTGGCAGCTGGGAGAAACCCGAGTGCACCCAGGTTATCTGATGGCTCACCTGCTCCGGCCCTGTGTTCACTTCTTGAATATCAAGATCAGGGGAAGGCTCTGGAAGAcaggcttccccccacccctcgcgCAGGTCACCCCGCAAGCTGCCCCAGGGCCAGAGGAGGTAGTGAAAAAACATATTCCCCCTTCCTGCTCCCAGCCCTTCAGAACCAAATGCACTGTAGGCTTCCACAGCCTGCTGGCACATCTTTACAGATAACCCGGGGATTTATCTCTTGACACATCTATCAACAGGCCAGTGAGTTCCTCGAGGGCTGGGACAGGTCTCACTCCTCCCTGCGTGCCCTGCACAGGGCCAAGGGCCCCATTAGCGCGTGCTGAATATTTCACGAATAAAGGAGAGGTAGTAACACTAACCATGTTACCACAGGGTCACAGAAGGACTGATATTCACACCCACTGGGCACCCAGGGAATGCACGTGCTCACCTCTGAGGGGTGGAGGGAACCCCAACCTTAGTGCCCCAGCTGGAGGCTGAGCTTCCCCTGCCCAGATCTGCAGCAGTAGCTAAATTACTTTTGACATCACAGTACCCTTTGATGTGATAAGGTATGAAAGTTACAGAGCCTCTGTACAGGAAaatgcccctttctctctctccctgtcccccacccctctctgcctgtctgtcacaggcacacacgcgcacacacacaccctgcataCAATTTCTAGGTGAAGAGTTTCAGCCCTTCAAAAACAGGGAAAgctgggacgcctggggggctcagttagttaagcatctgacttcagctcaggtcatgatctcgtgatttgtgggttcgagccccgtgtcgggctctgtgctgacagctcagagcctggaccctgcttcggattctgtgtctccctctctctctgctcctcccccgctcacactttgtgtctttcgctctctctctctctctctctctctctctcaaaaataaacattaaaaagagagagagagagaaagctctttttttttaaatagatgaatgCCAGTTAACGAATGTCGATAGAATGTTGGAGTCAAAAATGAACACTTTGCATCTCCTACTCTAGTCACTGATTCAGGCAAAGGGTCATTAATGAATGCTAAAATCATTGGGACAATGATTGTCAGAGAACAGGGcattcatttgtctcaaggtatcaCGCTACTGATAAACTATTAACTTCCAAGGTGGGGGGAAATATACTATGGACAGATTGGACATCTGCCACTTTAATCAAGTGGTCAAAATTAGTATTATCGATAGGGGCCTGACCTGGCATTATGTACCTTGAGCTACACaatatctgtatgtattcttgccaaaaatatttCACCTAAATCCAATCATTAGCAAAGAGATACACTCAGAATGTGGGACATTCTACAAGACAAGCAGCTTTGATTCTGAAAAACCCAGTgtcataaaaataagcaaaaaggaagggggctttaaaaaaaaaaaaaaggagaagaagaacgAGCAGACATAACAGCGAAAGGAAAGCATAAAACTTTATTGGAGTCTGTGTTCTCGACACCCGCCNNNNNNNNNNNNNNNNNNNNNNNNNNNNNNNNNNNNNNNNNNNNNNNNNNNNNNNNNNNNNNNNNNNNNNNNNNNNNNNNNNNNNNNNNNNNNNNNNNNNccccccccccccccccccccccccccccccccccgggctccaAAGAGAGTTACAACGTTTTGGAGACATTCAGGAACATTTGAAAATGGACCACACAGTATTGCACGAACATACACTTTCTTAGATTGGTGATATTGCTGTGGCTATATTGgacaatgttctttttcttaggAGATACAAGCTAAAATGTTTGATGTCTACACCCTTCTTTCAAATGGtgcagcaaagaaaaagaaagaaagaaagagctagCTAGCTATTCAAAGGTAAAGTAAATGTGGCCAAAATGTAGCAATCGCAAACTCTACAGGGTGAGCACAAAGTCTGGAAacatggctattttatttttttacaggtTGAAGATGTCCTTGATGACATTATGAATCCTTCCTCTTTCCAGACTGTACAGGCACCCTGCAACGAAAGCTATGTAGTTTACATTGAACTATCCTTTTAACTTTCCTGTAGgtttgaaatcttttaaaatggaatGTACAGTGGGGGAAGGAATCTCGGCTCTAGACTAAGCCTCGAGCCCCCAAATCAGGATTCTACTCTCCAGGGAAGGAACTTAGAAAAAGGAGCTGACGAAGGTCAAGGCGGGCTCCCTCCCTGGGCTTGTTGGGCTGTTTAAATAAAACCAGGCAATGGTTTGTGCAGGTAAAAGGCCAGGGGAAAATTACCAGGCTCTGGGTCTTTCCTgaattctcttcccctcccctttccctgcttaGCTCCCTGCGACCTTCACTCtggtgagagaaggggaggggaggggagccggggACGCAGGAGGGTCTGTGTGGCTCTGGGACCCCAGACATAACCCGGTTGCCAAAAGAGAAAGGGTAAGGCTTGCTCTGATCTTTCCCACTGTCCTCAGAGACCAGCAGGTGGCTGTACTGGGTATGGGCACGGGTCCAGCCGCACAGGTCGGGCCCTCTAAGTCCTGCCCTATGTTGGAGGGGCTAGAAGCCTGAGAGCTAGATTTCTCAGAATCTTCTGCCAGCCAGGATTTCCTTTGAAGCCCACTAATGAGAGGCACTTGCAGAAACCATTACTCCTTCTCTGGCAGCGGAAGGCAAACTCAATGCCAGTTTGCAAACCAGCAATATCCTCTCATGCACCTCATGGTAGCCATACCCCCTGGGGATACCAAGGAAGGGCACTGACTGGAACTGGGACGGCACCTGCCAGTGGAGAGCGTCAGTCCGGCCCCCAGAGCCCACCTGGCACTGTCCTGGGATCACAGAAACATCTGGTCATCCCCCTTGCCCAGGGGAGGGGGCTCTCTGCAGCCAGGCCTCTTGGAGTCGGGGCAGGAGGGTCAGCAACAGAGAGTCTAGTACAGCCAGACCCTCCCAGGAACACCGAAGACCCCTGGAAAACCAAGAAGCCTGGATGTGACTGCCTCAGTTTACCAACTTCAATCTTCACCATCCACCGGTACgaaccccccagcccccacaggcCCCTCTTCATGGgtcttttgcatttttcctgGGGCTGTGGATCTGTAGTCAGGGCTCCCGGGGACTCCtgacatgccccccccccccccccacacacctgtGATCCAGCAGCAATAGGCCCTGTACCAGCAAGGCCTTCACCTCCTGGCTTGATCCAAACACGTCCCATAGGCTCAGCTGGGATGCAAACCGCTGCCAGTGCTGGGAAACCGGAAGGGTGAGAGGGACAGGGACCGCAGGGTGGGTGGCTGGCTAGTCTGGGCACATGTCTGGGGGTGTGGTGAAGGGCAAGGGAGGGTCCCGTCCGCACAGGGGTCTCTGCAACGGACTCACGCACACctagagctggggtgggggtgggggtacctGCGGCCCTCGTCCAGGGTTCTCACCACTGCCCCACACTGCCCGCCGCTTCTGCCCATCAGGGCTCGGCTGGGCCAAGGCCAACCTCCAGCTGCCAGCCCCAGAGGAACAGATGTGcgtatgtgtgtctatgtgtgagCACAGAAGAGACAGTGATTCCGAAAGACCCAGGAGAAGGAAGTGATGTGCCACAGCACCCCCCAGCCCTTACCTGGTGAGTGATCCCCACGTCTGTACGTAGCCCCATGGCCAAAACTTCCTCTAGCCTGGGAGAAAAACCATCAAAGTGTCTTGGAGAGGAGACCTGGCCGCACCCCCATTCTTCAAACCCTACGCTGGGATGTGTGTACGGGGGCTCGTGAGGCCAtgcaggatggggagggagggggcaaggCAAGGCAGGAAATTAAGTTGTGCCAGTAGGGATGGCTCTGGGGGTGCAGGCAGAGCCGGGGTAAACAGCCCTGTGCTCTCAGATGCTCACAGCTCCAGCTCGCCCAAGGGAACGCGCTTCCGGGTGCCGTGGCCAAACAGCGTCACCTCCTTCATCCAGTTGTCGGGCTCCAGGGTCTGGATCCGAGCCTCCCGGGTGTGGCCCCCGGCCCCCTGGGGCACAAATCGCCCGTGGGCCCCTGACGACATCAGCAACCTTTAGCGGCAGCTTAATGCTGTGTGTGCTCGCCAGATGTTAAATCGGTGGCTCTCAAAATGCGGTCCCTGGACAAATAGGCTGGAAACGTAAATTCTTGGGCCCTACCCCaacccaccctgccccaccaAACTCTGGATGCGGGGCTCAGCAATCCGAGTTTCAATTCTGATACACACTAACGAGTGAGCCCTACAGTGCCACAGCCACGATTTCAAGCATCTCGAAATACAAATTCATTAGCTCTACAAAGTAGTATTTTTTGCTGCACTTCACGTATAAAGAAACAGAGGCTTTGAGAGGTTAATAAGTGGCCCGAGATCACACAGCCGTGACATTCTGCTCCTGAGTCATCCCTTCTATGGTTCTCGGGGGACTCACCTGGCCCAACGCCAAGGTACTGACCACACTGCCAGTAAGTCCAATTGTGGGTACTAAGCGCCccctgtggggaaggagggaatagCCCGCTCAGCGAGAAGAAGGTGGGCCCGCATCTGCTcaggtaaggggcacctggctagaaTGTCCCCTGTCTCAGGCCTCGAGAGCACCCGGCAGCAACCTCCCACCCCACAATTCCCCACTCCCGGCTTAggctgcccatccccccacttcaGCCAGCAGCCCAAGACTTACATTGCGGGCGAAGTTGGAGACCTCATACTGGCGGAAGCCTGCCTCCCGGAGCACCGCCCGTCCCTCCTGATACATCTCAGCAGCCACCTCGGGGTCAGGGGCGGGAAGGGTGCCCCGCTGCACCTGGGTGAAGAGTGCGGTGCCCCGCTCCAGGGTCAGCTGGTAGAGGGAGATGTGGTCGTCACAGTAGCCCAGCAGTTCCCGCAGCTGCCGGAGCCACGGCCCCGACTTCTGTGCCGGAAGCCCCAACATCAGGTCCACGGATACACGTCCGGGAAAGAGACGTCGGGCCTCTGCCAGTGTCTGAAGTGCATCGCTGGCCGAGTGTGTCCGCCCCAGCAGCTGGAGCTCCTTGTCATCCAGGGACTGAGGAGAGAGGGCCAGGT is drawn from Panthera uncia isolate 11264 chromosome E1, Puncia_PCG_1.0, whole genome shotgun sequence and contains these coding sequences:
- the RSAD1 gene encoding radical S-adenosyl methionine domain-containing protein 1, mitochondrial — protein: MALPGARARGWAAATKMAQRRRHAEGAKGSPSPAPPSSRAALYVHWPYCEKRCSYCNFNKYVPRGVEEAAMRSCLVTEAQTLLGLSGVRRVDSVFFGGGTPSLASPNTVAAVLEAVDQAAHLPADSEVTLEANPTSAPGSRLAAFGAAGINRLSIGLQSLDDKELQLLGRTHSASDALQTLAEARRLFPGRVSVDLMLGLPAQKSGPWLRQLRELLGYCDDHISLYQLTLERGTALFTQVQRGTLPAPDPEVAAEMYQEGRAVLREAGFRQYEVSNFARNGALSTHNWTYWQCGQYLGVGPGAHGRFVPQGAGGHTREARIQTLEPDNWMKEVTLFGHGTRKRVPLGELELLEEVLAMGLRTDVGITHQHWQRFASQLSLWDVFGSSQEVKALLVQGLLLLDHRGLRCSWEGLAVLDSLLLTLLPRLQEAWLQRAPSPGQGG